One Phaseolus vulgaris cultivar G19833 chromosome 4, P. vulgaris v2.0, whole genome shotgun sequence DNA window includes the following coding sequences:
- the LOC137837100 gene encoding protein SRC1-like: MSGIIHKIEETFGGNKKDEEHKGEHKGEHHGEHKGEHKGEHKQEGFMDKMKDKFHGDEHDHKGHKEEHKEEGLKEKMKDKLHGDEHDKGEKKKKKDKKKKHEHGHEKHGHGHSSSSDSD; this comes from the coding sequence ATGTCTGGAATCATCCACAAGATTGAAGAAACCTTCGGAGGGAACAAGAAAGATGAAGAGCACAAgggggaacacaaaggggagcaCCATGGTGAGCACAAAGGGGAGCACAAAGGAGAGCACAAGCAAGAGGGGTTTATGGACAAGATGAAAGACAAGTTCCATGGTGATGAGCATGATCATAAGGGTCACAAAGAAGAGCACAAGGAAGAAGGGCTTAAGGAGAAGATGAAAGACAAGTTGCATGGTGATGAACATGACAAgggtgagaagaagaagaagaaggacaagaagaagaagcatgaGCATGGACATGAAAAACATGGCCATGGTCACAGTAGCAGCAGTGACAGTGATTag